One genomic segment of Penaeus chinensis breed Huanghai No. 1 chromosome 13, ASM1920278v2, whole genome shotgun sequence includes these proteins:
- the LOC125031906 gene encoding cuticle protein AM1159-like, producing the protein MKLMLLAIILGVAATAPQQQPPVAILLDERVPPENGAYSFQFQAENGIVQSEFGTPGSQGQTNVQGVFSFLMDDGRVAEVKYLADENGFQVQSPLLPVAPEFPHPIPQFVLDQIAFAEEQSRLEAQLQS; encoded by the exons ATGAAACTT ATGTTACTTGCCATTATCCTCGGTGTGGCAGCCACCGCCCCCCAGCAGCAGCCGCCCGTCGCCATCCTCCTGGACGAGCGCGTCCCTCCCGAGAACGGCGCTTACTCCTTCCAGTTCCAGGCGGAGAACGGCATCGTGCAGAGTGAGTTCGGAACGCCGGGTTCCCAGGGCCAGACGAACGTTCAGGGAGTCTTCAG TTTCCTCATGGATGATGGACGCGTGGCTGAAGTTAAATACCTAGCAGACGAAAATGGATTCCAGGTTCAGTCCCCTCTTCTGCCCGTGGCTCCGGagttccctcaccccatcccgcaATTTGTGCTTGACCAAATTGCTTTTGCTGAAGAACAAAGTCGTTTGGAGGCTCAACTGCAGTCTTAA